One genomic window of Bartonella sp. JB63 includes the following:
- the ssb gene encoding single-stranded DNA-binding protein: MAGSLNKVILIGNLGADPEIRRLNSGDQVANLRIATSESWRDRNTNERKERTEWHNIVIFNENLIKVVEQYLKKGSKIYIEGQLQTRKWQDQNGNDRYTTEIVLQKYRGELQMLDSREMGSGGQISSVKDQVSAVNQSGSSFDQKDNFDQKNTQLEGNFSHRLDDDIPF, translated from the coding sequence ATGGCTGGGAGCCTTAATAAAGTTATTTTGATTGGTAATCTTGGTGCGGATCCTGAAATCCGCCGTTTGAATTCTGGTGATCAAGTAGCAAATTTACGTATTGCTACTTCAGAGAGTTGGCGCGATCGCAATACGAATGAACGTAAAGAGCGTACAGAATGGCACAATATTGTAATTTTTAATGAAAATCTGATTAAGGTTGTTGAGCAATATTTAAAAAAAGGGAGTAAAATCTATATTGAGGGTCAGTTGCAGACACGCAAATGGCAGGATCAAAACGGTAATGATCGTTATACAACAGAGATTGTTTTACAAAAATACCGTGGTGAATTACAAATGCTCGATAGCCGTGAAATGGGGAGTGGAGGGCAAATATCTAGTGTAAAAGATCAAGTATCTGCTGTAAATCAGTCAGGTAGTAGTTTTGATCAGAAAGATAATTTTGATCAGAAAAACACTCAATTAGAAGGAAATTTTTCACACCGATTAGATGATGATATTCCTTTTTGA